GGTCAGGAAATGATTTTTTACTTTATGGATCACGGTTTGTATAATCGGTTGGGGGAAACGTTAAAAAATCAAAAAGCAAACGTTCGGATTATTTGTGCAACAACTGAAGATCCTTCTTCAGCCTTACTTAATACATTTGTCAGACGAATTCCGATTAATATTAAGCTACCAAGCTTTGAAGAACGTACACCTCGTGAAAAAGTTGATTTAGCTGTGCAAATGTTTGCGATTGAAGCACAGCGAATCGGTAAAAATATTTCATTAACGTCTGATGTTATGAAAGCTCTAATAGGTAGTGTAACCTTTGGTAATGTGGGACAATTGAAATCGAATGTTCAATTGATTTGTGCACGTTCATTTTTAACACACGTTGAGGATGATGAATTAGCGATTGATTTGGAGCAGTTACCATTAGAAATTAAGCGAGGTTTATCTGAAATTGCCAATAATCGTCAGCTAGCAGCAGAATTGACACAGTTGTTATCAGCGAATATGATTATTTCTCCAAATAATGAAGTCAAAAATAGTTCATTAGTGGACACGTATGACTTGCCATATGACTTGTATGAGGTTATCGGTGAAAAAACTAAGATGTTACAAGGAGCAGGCGTTAATCAAGAAAAAATCAAAGAAATGATCATGTCGGAAATTAATATGCATCTGTCATCTTTTTATAAAAATCATGGTTTGATGCCTGAGTCGAGTCATCATTTGGTGGAATTAGTTGATCCAGAGTTGGTAGAGCTAACAAAAGAAATTCATCAAATAGCTTCAACGGAACTAGAGTATCCGTTCCAAATTAATTTCATTTACGCATTAAGTCTACATATTAGTGCCTATTTAAGAAGAGCAGCTGGAGAACAGGCTGGAGAAACTTTAGAAAGTAATGCAGGCATTCGAGAACTCGTGACGAAACATCCTAAAGAATATCAAGTCGCTTTGAAGATTAAAGAGCTGATTGCTAACAAGTATCAAGTGTTGCTACCAGCTGATGAAATAGATTATTTGACGTTATTAATTGTCTCACTTAAAGAAAATTATCATGGTGGTAAAATTGGGATTATTGTAGCTGCGCATGGGGACGCAACTGCCAGCAGTATGGTGCAAGTGGCGAAGCAATTATTTGGCAATCATAATATTACAGCTGTCGATATGCCATTAGATATGGCACCTAAAGTGGCTTATCAAAAAATAATCGAAGCGGCTAATACGATTCAATATAGTAGTGGTTTAATCTTATTGGTAGATATGGGTTCGTTGTTGACATTCGGAGAAGAAATAGCACAAGAATTAAATGTCGATGTGCGAACACTAGACATGGTAACGACCTCACTAGTCCTTGAAACAGCGAGGAAAACCGATTTACTCGATGCTGATTTGGAATCTCTTTATCAGGCGCTATTACGTTTTAATGGGTATGGTCAACGCCCAACGGATATTAAAGCTAACACGGTTCAGACGGTTCAAGAAAGAAATGAACCAAGTGAGAAAGCGATTGTCGCTATTTGTGCTTCAGGTAAAGGAGCAGCTGAGCGAATGAAGTCATTAATTTTAGAAAATTTAGAAGATATAGAAACACAACATTTATCAGTTATTCCAATTTCAGT
This is a stretch of genomic DNA from Vagococcus zengguangii. It encodes these proteins:
- a CDS encoding sigma-54-dependent transcriptional regulator, with the translated sequence MTTIKRSDKIYKFVLEHTSHLNLNDLDNNRGVTASDIEKKLNIQRANASRDLNQLVREGLVLKGKGRPVCYIANLSIDSVEPLIEKKEVNSAPIEKLDVFDNLIGGTHSLKLPIEQAKAAILYPPNGLNCLITGATGSGKSFFAKAMFEYAKENNVLAEDKKLVVFNCADYAHNSELLMSHLFGYVEGAFTGANKNKAGLIQEADNSMLFLDEIHRLPPEGQEMIFYFMDHGLYNRLGETLKNQKANVRIICATTEDPSSALLNTFVRRIPINIKLPSFEERTPREKVDLAVQMFAIEAQRIGKNISLTSDVMKALIGSVTFGNVGQLKSNVQLICARSFLTHVEDDELAIDLEQLPLEIKRGLSEIANNRQLAAELTQLLSANMIISPNNEVKNSSLVDTYDLPYDLYEVIGEKTKMLQGAGVNQEKIKEMIMSEINMHLSSFYKNHGLMPESSHHLVELVDPELVELTKEIHQIASTELEYPFQINFIYALSLHISAYLRRAAGEQAGETLESNAGIRELVTKHPKEYQVALKIKELIANKYQVLLPADEIDYLTLLIVSLKENYHGGKIGIIVAAHGDATASSMVQVAKQLFGNHNITAVDMPLDMAPKVAYQKIIEAANTIQYSSGLILLVDMGSLLTFGEEIAQELNVDVRTLDMVTTSLVLETARKTDLLDADLESLYQALLRFNGYGQRPTDIKANTVQTVQERNEPSEKAIVAICASGKGAAERMKSLILENLEDIETQHLSVIPISVLNMKERIKEIQKDYQLLAVTGIVDPRINVPFYSLDSLLTGKAIHSIRELLVNDTLITDNQPMSMEQTQQLCLDYLSDYYTFINPHKVLPIFWEFTETVFEKVLRKPVTEYLSFVNVVSHLAGMLEREIRHEPISVDAGLLTEAKETKLYQIIEFEKKEIEQSFNITISQEEVFYIFENIKNTLDLSV